tatgggagccaatacatttaaatttctacCGACCCTGACACTTTCATACTTTGAAGAAATCAATTCCTGCCTttgtttacaaaagaaaatttaagcgCCTGTCTTTTATTGAACGGTTCCCCATCAGTGTAAGCAGATATTTTAATATGGCAGCAGTTTAGTATGTGGGTTAGTACTTGGAAGACTATCTCTGGTCTCACCCTATAGCTAAAGATAACCTTGATATCCTgtgatctccctgcttctgccttcaaatGCTAGGATTGCAAATGTGTGCCACCCTACCCTGTAGTGAGacttcctttgtattttaataaataaagcttgcccaaagatcagagagtaatcagccttacagaccaggcagtggtgacacacacctttaatcccagtagccaaacTAGTTTGCTACAGAAACCAGgccgggtggtgcatgcctttaatcccagtggtgcatacttttaatcccagccctataGAGGAACataagactggaggagacagctcatagacacagtctcattctgagattcctggatcaccatttcagatggaagtagaggtaagagccaatggctggctgtttggcttttctgaccttcaggttgaaccccaatttatgtctctggatttttattaattgtgctatacTATCCAGTTTATGAGGTGCTAGAGACGGAACCAAGAGCTTCATGCACAGTAGGCAAGCAACTTATTACTAGTCCTGTTCAttgctttaaaggaaaaacaaaagcaacactaGCCTGGGCTTTCTGCACACACCTTGGATCTGAAGGGGAATGAATGCATTTGTAAAGTATGTGATAAGCAGTATGCAGGTTAAATTATTGGGGTACTAGGGAGTACTACCCAAAACCACATTCGTGAACATTTTAGCCCCCAGCTGATGGTGCTATGGATTGGGAAATGACAGAATCTTTAGGAGGTGGAACTTGGCAGAGGAAATCAGGCAATTGAGGGGCATGCTTCTGAAGGGAATACTGGGTCctcatctctttcctctctctgcttcctggagccCATGAGGTTTGCTTTGCTCTGCCACACACTCGGTGCCCTGATGGTTTGCTTTGTCACAGATGGAAAAGCAACAGAGCCAGCCAGCCACGAGGCCTCTGAGACTGGAAGCCACAAtacacttccttctttcctaagTTGTTTCTCTCAGGCATTCCCCCACAATCACAAAAACTTTCTAACATAGCAGAGAACAGGGCTGTTAGGGCTACCGAGGCCTCAGGCTTACAGCAAATCTCCCCATACTTAACCCACTGCCTGATGGAAAGAGGAACTGACCAGAGGGCTCCTTTCCAATTTCTTACATTATTGGAATAAAATTCTTTGTTGATGAATAATCTTATTTATCTCATCTAAGGCCCCTGTTCATATATACTCATCTTACATGGGAGTAAGAAGAATGACCACCGAGAGCCTTATTTCCCGGCCAGTGCCTACAGTGATCCATTGAAACAGTattacttccccccccccccagtcactGTGCAGAGCCTCTGGCAAAGAGAAGGATGGCTTATGGCCTGCAGGGGATGACCCTTCTAAACCAGGAGCTCAAGCTTCCTAGTCTGTGGAGTGGTCATTTCCTCTCTGTGATTAGCTTCCCTGAGGGTGGGTGGAGGCACTGTGGTTCTTAGCCCTGCTATGCTTAACACAGTAAATCCCCATTCATCTGGTTGTAGGGAAATGTAGGTGTGGTGTGATGGATGGTGGTGACCTACGCTGAGCCAGACCTGGAGTTTTGTGTTGTAACTCATAAACCCAACCTCTCCGAACCCAACAAGACCTGGCATCTTTCAGTGCGGAATGCAGTGGTTTCTTTGGATCGCCAGCTCCCGAGCAATGACACTgagactttttattatttatgaaagctTACACTTGCTCCCAACTAGCTCGTaaaactttaattaacccatGCATATTAAGCTATTTTTTTGTCACCTGGCTTATTACCTCTTCTCAGTATTGTACATCTGACTTCCTTCACGTCTGGCTGGGGAAATCTCCTGCCTCacattctttcccagagttcttATCTCTGCCTGAAAGTCcaacctatcctctcctgcctagcttaATCAAACCAATCAGAAAATGCCGTAGGCAGGTGAGGTTAAACAGAGACATGTTtgcacacagtgtacaaaaagattatcccaacaATGGTTGCGTGAGCACTTCTGTTTTCACGGTatgaggaactgaactcagaacatTGTGTGGCTTCCAAGTGCTCCACAATCAGCTACGACTCCAgccctttttattttgagataggtttttgTCAAactgcccaggcaggccttgaaccttTGCtattcctacctcagcctctggagtaaACTTGACTTTCAGGCCTATACAGGTCCTGGCTACAGCCTAAGAACTTGTGTGAGGCATGACCCTAAGCATGATCAGTATGGTTGCTCCCATAATTCTCAGTTTTCAATATGAGTAGTATTACCTCTACCCAAACCCACCGAGTGTTTAAAGATTACAGACAGATCACAGGTGGCACCCGTTTCCCTGGCTAGGGTGTGGAGTTTAGGCAGCTCTGCCTTGGGATTCAGTTAGTCCTCCCCTTATTAATCCCTTCTTCTCTGTTCTGAGTTTTTAACTCGATCAAGTTTCTAACTGTTGCAACCAAAACTACTTCACAGTTACTATGAGAAAGGTTGGCATGAGAGCAAAACCCTGAGCTGTTGGGGGGAGGCAGTGAACAGAGCAAACGTCTGGACATCCATTGACAGTGACAATGATGGGACCTGCTGCAATGGGGGATTTGGCTCGCATGGTCTCTGTTCCCTCCCTTCTAGTAACAGACACTTCAATTGCCTTTTGGGAAATTACATCTATCCTTTCAGTCTTGGGAAACTTAATAAAAGTTCCCATGACCAAAGCATAAAGAACAGGCATGTTTTCTTCTGGAGGTTCACCCAAGTGAAGTTCCTCAAAGGCCCAGTAAAACAAAATACACTTGTTGTTGTTGAAACTGTGACTCTCAGGTGTTCCGCTACAAGCAGCAGACAACCCAAGTAATGTAATCAAATAAAATTGGATTGTTTTGCTGTTGCAGCCACACTCCCGAGATGAGCAGCTACTAGCTTTGGTCCTATTGGTCAGCACCGTCTGAGCTGCTGTATTAGTGGGGGCTTCATCTTTCCCTCACAAACACAAAGTTCTGCACTGCATCCACGTTCAAAGCCTTGTGTTTCCTTACTAGGAAATTAAAATCTGTCTTACAAAACTCGCAGGTGTCTTCTTGCTCATATATTCTGCCTGGGTCTGGGCCGTGTAACTATGTGAGCTGCAAGGGGAATGGGGAGAGCTAGTGTTTActtcctccagcctctgtgggCGAAGCAAGCAAAGGAAAAGGACTGCATAGCCACATGGACGCCAGGCAGCAGCATCTCCTCTCCAGTGGCTACGCTGAAGGCCACACAGTTGATCCTGCTCTACTCCTGAGTTTGCCCTGGACTTTGCACCCCACAAAAGTAATTCCCAAGCTTTCAGTTTTGTTAAGGTTTCAGTGTGAAATTCCTCCACAGGCTCGGCTTTGGGCTGTTGCTTCTTCAGCTGGTGCTGCTGTTTTTAGGAAGTTCTGGAAACTGTGGGAGGTGGAGCATGTCTGGAGGAAGCAGACCAAGCTTAGCACACCTTATTGTTCTGGTTGATAAGGTTTACTCGAATGTCTCATCTGCCAGGCTTCTTACGCCTTACTCTGCTAGCCTAGCTCACAGACTTTAGTTTCATTAATCTGTTTAATCGTTAACTTTCACTAACAGTTTCACTAATTTCAATTTTTCCTACCTCTGCAAGGACACGGGAATACATGTACCTAGAAAAACAAGCATAAAGGCTGGACTGCATTTTTGAGAACATTTTTTGAAATAGTGGGAATTGTGGAGTGGGACTTCTCAAGCCCTCAAGTCCACACCAGCACAATGGATAATTCAGGCTAGCAATAAAGGGCTGTTTTGTGTTCCTTAGACTAGCATGGTCCTTAGATTATGACACAAACAGCCTCCAGTAAGAGTCAGCCTACTTGCTAGAAGAGGAACTTGAGACCAGAGGCCATGAAGGCAACCTTGACCTTACCATGGTAGGACATAGGGTTCCCTTTTAAAACGGGCTTTTGATatcaaaatgaaagaattttaaaaacaaggcACAGGGTAACTCGAGGATGATTTATTTGAGTTGGGAGGAGAAAACAATAGGTCATGcagctgtggggaggggagaggaggaaaagggaaagttGCCCTCTGTGAGCCGGAAGCCAGAAAGTGTCCCTGTTGCCTAGTGACCATCTGCAAGTAACTGGATGCGGGGCAGCTGGAGCACGTAACAGATATTTCATTAGTGGGAGAGCTGTTGGGTAAATTTCTGTGCCTTAGGCATACCTACCATATTGTCCTTTTCATTGTTAACTTAGGCTCATcttgtttacataataaaatagCCTTTGCTCTTTACTgtaggaggtggaggagggactCTTATCTCAAAGGACTCTTATTTCTCATGgagttcttatttctattttatagacaACTGACTTAACAGCTCTGATGAGGTGGTTCTTTCACTAAGAGCATTTACTGACtgatcttgcagaagaccctggtacagttcccagcacccacatcctcaCCTGACTTCTGTGGGCTTCTCCGTGCCTGTGAAACACATAAATTCATGCGCACACAtaacttaaaaaaggaaaaaaacctgatTTACAAGTCAAGCACCAAGCTAGGTGTGGTAATGCTTGCCTCTAATTCCACCAGGTAGAGAGACAGGAGGGCTCCTCTAACCTGGTCCACATAGAAAGTTCTAGGCCAGGTTGGACTACCttacctcaaaaaccaaaacagcttCTCCCCCAAGTCAAACTACTTGCCCAAAATGACCAGTTTGgtctggcgatggtggcgcatgcctttaatcccagcactcgggaggcagaggcaggcggatctctgtgagtttgagaccagcctggtctacagagctagttccaggacaggctccaaagccacagagaaaccctgtctcgaaaaacgaaaaaaaaaaaaaaaaagaaaagaccagtTTTGGAGTCCTCAAGGAAACTGACCTCTCCTTAGCTAATGACTAATATTTCATAGAAATGAGATGTACCTGTTCTGTGGGCAGAACATCCAGTTCTCAGGAATGGGTGTGGTGTTTGGGTGGCCCCATGAGGATTTCCTTTTGGTGTTAAATTGCCTGTCAGCCCCTGATAACTTACATGTCTAAAAGAGAATTAAACttcataaaggaaataaaattgtttGCTTCGGAGTTATTACAAATTCAGACTGGTTCCCCTGTTCCAGGATCTTGCACAGTATCGCtaaatttatcaaaaaaaaaaaatatttcctccaGTCTCTCTAGAGGATCAAGTCAGCCACCCATTTTCTCAGTTTCCTAAATAATGAGTCAAGTGTGCCAGAACCCGTTTGTTGGGAAATATTCTCCGCTCTCGGATAAAAGGAGAGGAAGGTTGAATTTCTTTCGTAATCTTGGCCAACTCCGGGAGCAGTATTAGTATTCGAGAGCAGCAGAAATCGAATTGAAGGGCGCTGGGAGGAGCCTAGCCGAGACGAAAGGGAGCCACGGCAATTTTGGAGTCAGCAGGGAAGGGCTGCAGCGGGTACCAACAAAGACCGAAAACGAACCTGGCTTTCCGCCCAGCCAGCTCGCGGGGCGGGGGGACTTCGCTCTCGAGAGCCCCGCTTTCTCGGGGCGGGGCGAGAGCGAAGGGTGGGGCCGCGCTCCGTCGGGGCGGGGCCTGTGGAATCTCCGAATTCCTAGACGCGGGGCCTTGGCACGCGTCTCCCGGCGCGGGGTTCCTCTCACGCAGCCACCCTTTCAAAAGATGCCGAAGGGGCGGCGCGGCAGCCAGAACCCCAAGATGAGCCAGCGGCCGGCTCCGCCCCTCTACTTCCCGTCACTCTATGACCGGGGCATCTCGTCGTCTCCGCTGAGCGACTTTAACATCTGGAAGAAGCTCTTTGTGCCACTGAAGGCGGGCGGGGCGCCGGCGGCCGGGGTGGCGGGGATAGCGGGGGTCCGACCCCTGCCTCTGGCACCCCCAGCCACGGTGCCGCCGCCGCCTGGCCTGGGTCCCCCCAGCGAGCGCCCGTGCCCTCCGCCCTGGCCGTCCGGCCTGGCCTCTATACCATATGAGCCTCTGCGCTTCTTCTACTCGCCGCCGCCAGGGCCCGAGACGGCAACTTCAGCCCTGGTCCCCGGCTCCACGACCTCCTggctcgccaccgcctcccacccCGAGGAGCTGTGCGAGCTAGAGATCCGGATTAAGGAGCTGGAGCTGCTCACCATCACTGGAGACGGCTTCGACTCCCAGCGCTGTGCGTGACCGCCAACCGAGCCCAACCCTAGATGCCCTAATTGTCCGCTAGAGTCCATCAGTCGCCAGAATGTGACCCCAGACTGTCCCCAGCCCAGAGTCCCACTTCCAAAATCTGCCCTCCAAAGGTCCAGACCCCCACGTGCTGAATTTCAACCGACCCCTGCCTCAACACACCTGAGTTATTCAAGTCCTTAGTGTTAAACCCCACCCCTCAGGGGCTCGCCCTTTGGGTCTTGACACCTGAAGTACCCCCTTCCTAAACTTCACCTTCCTACACAACAGTACCACATTTCTGTGGTCTGGAACTTCACCCACCACAGGCTGCCTATCTCTAGAGGCCTTAATCTTCAATATTCAGTCTTAAATTGGAGTCTGTGGGTGGGAAGAGATGGTAGGAACTGCCCAAACCTTGAAGGCCCTCAGTCATTCAATGAGGAGCCCTGGCCTCTGCCCTTCCATGGGCCCCATGCCTTTGAGCCCTCTGACAGAGTCTTGGACTCTGACATCTGATCTTAGGACTCAGGTTTTGGGGATGTACCCCAGAGCTGACCAAGTGTATTGGTGTAAGCAGGAGCCCTCTGGAATATGAACTGATTCCTCTCTACTGGGCAGCCAGGGAGTTAAATCCAACTGCATTTCCAGAAGGGCCAATTGTTCAGGCTTTCGTAGTCACGGGCTGTCCTTTTTCGCCATCTGTTCTAAGGCTTGAATTTGACTACTAGAGGAGGACAGATATCACTGAAAAGACCATTACTCCCTTCTGCCACACAGGGAGGTGAAGTATGAAAAAAGACCAACTTAGGTTGGCACAGCCATGGGAATGGTCTCCAATTCATCCTGTAGGATACACTTttgcataggcacaggagacgTCCCTAGAGTTAGTCTTTTCACTCATATGATTAGATGTGTTTGAGCTGCTAAGGAGACTTTATTTAGGGTTGTGCACAATTGCTTCTCAGAAGCTTGCCCTGGAAGTTAGAAGATTCCTCCTTTGAGcggaggtggtgcacgcctcccagtacttaggaggctgaggcagagggatcaggaGATCCAGAACAGCCTGcagctacataggaagaccctgagaaacaaaccaaaagcctTCCCAGCTACAGCTGAGTCTGTTTTGCTCTCCTGCAGATAAATTCCTGAAGGCGCTGAAAGATGAAAAATTACAAGGACTGAAGACGACCAGGCAACCTGGAAAGTCGGCCCCTGTCTCCTGAGGAGCTGCCCTCCAGAGCTGGGCAGCCACCTCCTTAGGTGTTAGTGCTTAGATAATGTGTCCTGTTTGTTGTCATTTCGAAGATGGTtattttctgttctgtctttACTACTGTTATTGTTGCTCCCGGAACATACGTCACATACAGTGCCTACTTGCATGGTAAATctcatgatgtctgtcctctctgctGATGTTGGGGACCACTCTCATGGGGTGTAGGATTGCTGTCTGACCTGCTATTCCAAGTCTCCTGCAGTCTAAGGAGCAGAGCCAACACCGTCACTGCTAGACACAGCAGGCTGGCCCATGTATGGGAGAGACGTAGAGCCCCACCATCAAGGCCCCACAGACTAATTGTGAAAGATAGTTGTTTCTCACAGGAAGCCCCATGGTCAAGGCACTGGCAGGTGAGAAGCCTGTTCTCTGCTTTCAATGCGGCATTTTGAATGTTGCATCATCTGGAGGGGAAGGACAGTGTGGCAAAAAAAAGCCTAAGAGGAGAGGGGACTCAGTCCTGAAAACTGGCTTTATAGTGACATTAATTTGATGAAAGAGGGGTGGGCTTGTGACCCACACACCTCTGTAAGGCCTTGCTTTCCACCACACACAGTTCACTGAAAATTAATCTTTCAAGATAATTTTGGAGGGAATAGAAGTATTCACATAACAGCACAGGGTATCTAGCACCCAGTAGAGAGACCATTCTGAAGGGAAGCACCGGAGACTCATCTCAACAGGGCTGACCTCTGTGTGGGGTATAGACTCTGGGCAGTGAGTGAGTGGGGTGACCTCTGTGTGGGGTATAGAGGCTGGGCAGCGAGTAAGTGGGGTGACCTCTGTGTGGGGTATAGACACTGGGCAGCGAGTAAGTGGGGTGACCTCTGTGTGGGGTATAGACACTGGGCAGCGAGTAAGTGGGGTGACGGGAACTCTGGAAGTTgcctacacatgtacacagatttATGCAGCAGCCCCCAGCGTGAGGGTACAAATCTGCATGCCTACAGGCCCTGGCTGGAAACCCAGGTAGGACTGGCGAGCACTTGAACCCAGTGCTAAGGGGAACAGCTCCCTAGTGCAGGCGTTGTTGCCAACGCTCGAGTGTGGGCGCAGGGTCAGGTGAAAGTCCTTGGTTTCTCAGTTTTAGCAACTCATCCAGACGGGATGGTTCTAAAACCCTACGCAGGCCAGATGGATGAAAGACGAACTTCCGTGGATTGATGAACTTTGTTCTCCTAGTGGGGCTCTCCCACCCTGGCAGTGACTCTGGGTCCTTTCTCCCATGCCTGGAAGATGACAGACCTGAGTCCAGGTAGGCTGGCTACTAGAGAGACATTCTTGCTTACCTTGAGAACTTAGGGTTCCCAGGGCAGTGACTGCTGGGGCCTAGACAACCTTAATGAGAACAGTGAGACTCAGCCAGGAAAacccagagctcagctggagaCTGAGTCAGAGTCCAGAGAGCCCCTCACAGGCTGTACTCAGGTAAGTGCAGTGTTCAGGTGTTGCAGTCAATAAATTAATTGAATTTATGACATTTAATCCCCACCACCACATTATGAGACAGGTCTCTCTCGGCATGTTTTCTAAACAAGAGGCCAATGCTCTGAGGCCGGGTACTTCCCTCAGGCACAGGACAGGACCTGCAGAGCTGGATTGGAACTCAGGGCTGCTAGGGTTGCCCTGTATGCTTCTTCCTCCATGAATAGGTTATAGAAGTCTCAGGGGAGCAGTGTGGAGTGCTCACAATTACCCGACATGGAAGGTTACCCTGCTTCATATGCTTTCAGTCTCCCCACTCCCAGGACTGcatagcaagacactgtctcagaaacaacaaaaaccaccaaTCAAAAGCGGAGCCGGGGAGGTGGTGACTCAGTGGGTGAGTTGCCTGCTGTGTacacatgaggaccagagtttggattccAAGGAGCCACATGAAAAGCTGGGGACAGCCACaagtgcctgtaaccccagggctGGGAGTAAGGTCGAAGAGGATTGTTGGGGCTCCTTGGCCAGCCAGTGTAGCTGGGTTCAGtacgagatcctgtctcaaaggaatgagACAGAGTCACAGTGCAGACACCTGATACCTTCCTCTAGGCTCTGTGTGCCTATCAGAACACCTgggcatataccacacacacacacacacacacacacacacacacacacacacacacacacacacacacctaccccctcaaaacccaacaaaacaaactaGGAGCTATAGAAGTTGTGTGTAACATGGTGAAGGACACCAGGCATTCCTTCTGAGGAATTCTGACCTCCTCCCATGTGTCCTCCTTGTGCTCTGTGCTCGTAAGTGACACAGCAGGCTATGAGGATGGTAAGCCGGGCAAATGCTTGGTTCTGACCACTCAGCAGCAGCCAATGTATTCATGCTGGGTATAACCTTCCTCTGTGGATCCCCTGGTAGCCTGGACCTGCCCTCCCCAGACTGctgcaggaggcagacacagttAGACTTCATTCACACCCACTAGCATGGCTCCATTTCCTGCAGAGTGGAAAAGACATATAGGCTCACATCTCAAGTAAACAATTTATCTGTGCCTGAAGCTGTTGTGGAAAGTCCAGGCATTTAATGGATGACTGGGAACCAAAGCCATCAAGGAAAGGTGGCCATTGTGCTATTCTCAAGGTACAGGTCCCTCCAACTCCAAACCCCAAAGAAGAATCCATAACACAAGAAGGCCATAAAATCAGTGTACAGTTCTAGACAGGGTGCATGGTTTGGAGATCTTTTGCATATATGGTGGCTATAGCCAAAACCAGGCACATTACATACTTTAAAGCAGTATACTTAGAGCCTTCTGTATCTACTGCTACTTCCTGGGCATCACACATTATTTTAAGCTTTTGAAATGGATCCTAGAACCTCATCCTCAGATCCTGTAAGACAGAGAGACTGGTTTTATAGGTTGCCCAAAGTTGAGACAATGAGTAGTAAATCAATACCACCACAGTACGGCTGCCAGGAGACAGTGTAGACTTGAGCCTGTCTCCAGAGCCTGCGTTCTGACCACAAAGACCCATGTAGACATTCTGGACAGGATGTGTGGTGTCAGCAGGAAACAGTGCCAAACTTAAGTTGGTTTGTgcgtgagtacatgtgtgtgcatgcctttatGCATGCCCAgatgtgtacaggtgcacatgtcaGAGATGAAGGTCAGGTGTCAATTCTCAAGTgccatgtactttttaaaatctaattttattaaaatatttttaatgcataTAGGCATTCTGCCTGCCTATATGTGTTTactcccttggaactgaagttataaacatacaaacagttacgagctgccatgtgggtgctgggaaccaaacctaggtccttgggaaagcagccagtacagatatcaagcaagaattatagttaaaatatttagtccatatacatttgacaaattaaggaaaatactctataatCGATTCTATTTTTTAGtctaaagttttgtacctaatttatcttttatcataactaaggaaatctGTTGcagtttataataaaatagtcctacactagcccagaatggagtgtaataaagttttatttatttagtggtagactaaaaaaaaaaagcagtgatcagcagtcctctgcatgagcagggaactggaactgaatccagcaatCAAAAAGCCTGTGAACGATatatgtctgcatttatagtataagaaacTACACCCAAAGTAGGTCAGtatcttaaaggccattggctgaaggagttctcacAGCACcacccccttttgtctaaataagagagttctaaacctaacacaaaactacacataataagaacaaatatcaaacatatataaaaattagaattataagcagcatgaacaacatcaagcaagaaacatattctaaatgtttcaatagctatcctatcctaaggaatctaaatcttgtattagaaatggcttggctaagtcatgacaGGAAAGTaattatgactatctagtcttcaacctcatcgaagacctgagaaggaagataatattacttgaatagataggaagtgtaatcaagcaacttccaaaatgtataataaatgacagagacaactcgctacctgggaaatcacccaaagtctcatttgcaacgttggagcaactaactttggctaaggcctagagtaactgacagaccattttcagtggcaggaaaattttaaaaactgttttaccctgcttgtccagtctggacactgtgcattttgtcagtggttgaggcaggggcagttctttCCACAAAGTCCAGTtttgacaagaagaaaacaagctccaacattctctcaggaatagactggtgctgccaggagcaaccatgtctcatgtcaacaaaatcctaagttatttaaatgccatattctacagttccttgaagtggttgaagactACCTATCTATGTGGacataatctctatgtatctaaagaacctgatgaactttaagtatgacaaacatggatgactattgactaTACTAAATATTTAGTATAtgactatacatatatatatactatatatttagtATATGACTATACTAAATTCCTGTATAGCTTAAAGACTAGGACTTCATATTATAATGAATATTAAACCATCTTCAAATGACTGtacagcaaatgaggacaataaaCTCAAAATGTGagcaatgtataagtatcttgatcagaggtagaaatgtatagtgcaatatgataaatatatcctaaaactgTACCAATATACAGATTGTCTTAAATAGAGGTggaaacatgtatgcatacaatatgacaaaataactttacataggtgtacaaatattgtaaacagaaataggagcatattcaatataacaaaatttgaatttgtaccaatatacaagactataccaatgtaaactatccataaataatagctcacaagtatttactctattactattatttttagtgtgagtaagctcacactaatctacctattatcccatccaatatcccttttttttctcaaagaagatccctgagcctacataatttccaccccaattTTCAACCCTATACCAGTTAAAATaaacccctaattgatgtccttaaccatgaggacaaactttgtcGGGAAAGGGGACGTTGTCTTccagaattacttccagctgtcatgtgGTGATGTTCTtcctatgggatcctgtaaaactaagtttcaagattactgtctggta
The Microtus pennsylvanicus isolate mMicPen1 chromosome 2, mMicPen1.hap1, whole genome shotgun sequence DNA segment above includes these coding regions:
- the C2H11orf91 gene encoding uncharacterized protein C11orf91 homolog, yielding MPKGRRGSQNPKMSQRPAPPLYFPSLYDRGISSSPLSDFNIWKKLFVPLKAGGAPAAGVAGIAGVRPLPLAPPATVPPPPGLGPPSERPCPPPWPSGLASIPYEPLRFFYSPPPGPETATSALVPGSTTSWLATASHPEELCELEIRIKELELLTITGDGFDSQRYKFLKALKDEKLQGLKTTRQPGKSAPVS